The sequence ATTCCGCCCCTTGAGCGAACCCAGCGTGCGGTCATAGCTCGGCCGCTCCACCACCACGGTGTCCCCGGACTGGACCAGGGTGTCGAACAGGAAGGCGTCCGCCTGCATCGAACCGTTGGTGACCAGCACCTGGTCCTCGGCCACCCCGTGCCGCTCGGCGATCCAGGCACGCAGCGGCTTGTAGCCCACGGACGTGCCGTAGGCGAAGCTGCCGGCGGGGTCGTTGGTGAAGGCGCGGTCGGCGGCGGCCTTGAGTCCCTCGACATCGATGATGTCCAGCGAGGGTGCTCCGCGGGCGAACGAGATGGGTGCTGGTTCTTCTGCCATGTGCTCCACAGTAGCGGCCGACGGCGGTCGGTCGGCCGGCCCGGACGGCTCACCCTGGCCCGGTCTCACCAGGCGAGAGGCCCCTGTGCCCGTGGCTCAGTCCTCGGCCGGGGACTCCTCGTCCCGAGCCTTGAGCCGCTTACGCACCCGGACCAGGATGAACCAGGCGATCGCGACGGCGATCAGGACGAGGACGATCGTGGAGAGCACACCGCTCCACTGCTCCAGCACCGGGTCGATCGCCGGACCGAAGGCAAACCCCAGCCCGATCCAGATCGCGTTCCAGAGCAGCGAACCGAGCGTGGTGTACAGGGTGAAGACGCCCAGTCCCATCCGCTCCACCCCGGCCGGGATGGAGATGAACGAGCGCACCAGCGGCACGCACCGGCCGAAGAACACCGCGGCGCCACCCCAGCGGGTAAAGAAGGCCTCCGCCTTGTCGAAGTCCGCGGTTTCCAGCAGCGGCACCTTCTCGAAGATCCACCGGGTGCGGGTGCGGCCCAGCGCCGCCCCGAGGCCGTACCAGACCCAGGCGCCCACCAGACTGCCGAGCGTGGCCGCGATGATCGCCCACCACACGTTCATCCGCCCGTCCCAGGCGAGGAACCCCGCACCGGGCAGGACCGCTTCGGAAGGGATCGGCGGGAAGAAGGTCTCGATCAGCATCGCCAGGCCGACCCCCACCTCGCCGATGGTGGTCATCAAGGACAGCACCCAGCCGATGAATCCTTCGTACTCGGCGGCGGGTGCGACGGCTTCGCGCGCGATGGCAGGCAGCATGGGTGTCCTGTCGGTCTTCTCGTGGATAGGCAGCTCTCAGATTCTCACGTGCACTCCTGCCCGGGGCTCCACCCACGCGGTGATTCTGGGTAGATCTGGAGGAGGATCGCTGACGGCGCGCTGTGCCACACTGGGTGGATGCACGCGATGCGATTTACCTGGCCCGCCTGAGGGCCGATGTGCGTGTGCGGCGAGCCTGTGCTTGCCGACGATTCGTCAGCGCCCCGGGCGGGCACTCTAGACTCCCACTGGTTCACCGTTCGCCCGGAAGGTTCGCATGTCCAGCCACGATCACCCCGACCACCCTGACGTTCCCGCTCCCACCGATGCTGACGCCGTCGGCACTGTTCTGGACGCCGCACTGCAGGCGGTGGCCGCAGCGAGCACTCTCGACGAGCTCAAGGCAGCTCGGATCGCCCACACCGGCGACCGAAGCCCGCTCGCCCTGGCCAACCGGGCCATCGGCGGGCTCGATCCCAGCGAGAAGGCCACCGCCGGCAAGCTGGTGGGGACCTCTCGTGGCCGGCTGAACCAGGCGTTCGCCGCCCGGCAGCGCGAGCTCGAGGCCGAGCGGGATGCCCAGGTGCTGGAGACCGAGGCGGTGGACGTGACCATCCCGGCCGACCGCCGTCGCCCCGGTGCCCGGCACCCGATGGACACGTTGATGGACGAGGTCTCGGACTTCTTCACCGGAATGGGCTGGGAGATCGCCGAGGGTCCGGAGCTCGAGCACGAGTGGTTCAACTTCGACGCGTTGAACTTCGGCCCGGACCACCCGGCGCGGCAGATGCAGGACACCTTCTTCGTCGAACCGGGAGGCGACGCCGGCTCCGCGGAGCATCTGGTGCTGCGCACGCACACCTCGCCGGTGCAGGCGCGCACGCTGCTCGAGCGCGATCTGCCCGTCTACATCGCCTGCCCGGGAAAAGTGTTCCGCACCGACGAGCTGGATGCCACGCACACCCCGGTGTTCCACCAGGTCGAGGGGCTGGCCGTGGACAAGCATCTGACCATGGCGCACCTGCGCGGGGTGCTGGACCACTTCGCCCGGGCGATGTTCGGGCCCGAGGCGAAGACCCGGCTGCGGCCCTCGTTCTTCCCGTTCACCGAGCCGAGCGCCGAGATGGACCTGTGGTTCCCCGCCAAGAAGGGCGGACCGGGGTGGATCGAGTGGGGTGGCTGCGGCATGGTCAACCCGAACGTGCTGCGCGCCTGTGGGATCGACCCGGAGGTGTACTCCGGTTTCGCGTTCGGGATGGGCATCGAGCGCGCGCTGATGCTCCGGCACGGGATCGAGGACATGCACGACATCATCGAGGGCGATATCCGCTTCTCCATGGAAGGGGTGCGCTGATGCCTCTGGTACCGCTGACTTGGCTGCGTGAACACGTCGACGTTCCCGTCCAGACCACGGTCGAGGCGCTGGCCGCCGATCTGGTGCGGGTGGGGCTGGAGGAGGAGACCATCCACTCCGCCGGCGTCACCGGACCGGTCGTGGTGGGCCGGGTGCTCGAAGTCGTGCCCGAGCCGCAGAAGAACGGCAAGACGATCAACTGGTGCCAGGTGGATGTGGGCGCCGAGCACGGGGCCGAGAGCGGCGCTCCGCGCGGGATCGTCTGCGGTGCGGACAACTTCTCCGTGGGCGACTCCGTGGTGGTCGCACTGCCTGGTGCAGTGCTGCCCGGCGACTTCGAGATCGCCTCCCGGAAGACATACGGGCATATCTCCGACGGGATGATCAGCTCCGCCCGCGAGCTCGGCCTCGGCGACGACCACGAGGGCATCATCGTGCTCACCGACCCACCCGCGCCGGGTACCGATGCGATCGAGCTGCTCGGTCTGGGCGAGTCGGTGCTGGAGATCAACGTCACGCCGGACCGCGGGTACTGCTTCTCGATGCGGGGGATCGCTCGGGAGTACGCCCACTCCACCGGTGCGGCGTTCACCGATCCGGCGCTGACGATCACAGTGCCGGAGTCGGCGGTGGACGCCTTCGCGGTCACCGTGCACGATGAGCGGCCGATCCATGGCGTGGGGGGATGCGACCGGTTCGTCGCCCGGATCGTGCGCGGGATCGACCCGCAGGCGCAGACCCCGAGCTGGATGGCCACGCGGCTGCGTCAGGCCGGGATGCGACCGATCTCGCTCGTGGTGGACATCACCAACTACGTGATGCTCGACCTCGGCCAGCCGATCCACGCCTACGACCTGGACAGCCTGGCCACGCCCATCGTGGTGCGCCGGGCCCGGGCGGGCGAGCAGTTCACCACGCTGGACGACGCGCACCGCACCCTGGACGCCGAAGACCTGCTGATCACCGACTCCGCCGGTGGCGCCGGCGAGCGGGTGCTCGGACTGGCCGGAGTGATGGGCGGTGCGGAGACCGAGGTGAGCGCCTCGACCACCGCCGTGCTGGTGGAAGCCGCACACTTCGACCCGATCACCGTGGCCCGCACCGCTCGCCGGCACAAGCTGCCCAGCGAAGCGGCCAAGCGGTTCGAGCGGGGCGTGGACCCGCAGCTGGCGCCGGTAGCGGCGCAGCGCGTGGTGGACCTGTTGGTGACGCTCGCCGGTGGCGTAGCCGACGACGGCGCCACCGACCTGGACCGGACCACCGCGCCGGCAGCGATCGAGCTGGACACAGAGCTGCCGGGCCGTCTGGTGGGGGTGGACTACTCCGCGGACGAGGTGGCCGAGACGCTGCGCTCCCTCGGTGCCGGGGTGGCGCAGGTCAGCGTTCCCGAGGCAGAGACCGGCCGCCGCGCACTGCGCCGGCCGCATCTGCTGATCACCCCGCCGAGCTGGCGGCCCGACCTTCGCGGGCCTGCCGATCTGGTGGAGGAGGTGGTGCGGCTGCGCGGATATGACCAGGTTCCCTCGGTGCTGCCCACCGCCCCGCCCGGCGGCCGGGGACTGTCCGAGGTCCAGCGGCGCCGGCGCGCTGTGGCGCAGCTGCTCGCCGATGGTGGCCTCGTCCAGGTGCTCACCTACCCGTTCATCGCTGCCGAGCGGCACGACCAGCTCGATCTGGCTGCCGATGACCCGCGCCGCCGGGCGGTGCGGTTGGCGAACCCGCTCTCGGACGCTCAGCCGTACCTGCGCACGTCGTTGCTGCACACGCTGGTGGACGCGGCCGTGCGCAACGTCGGACGCGGGCTGACCGATCTGGCGATCTACGAGATCGGGCTGGTCACCCGGCCCGACGGCGAAGTCCGCCCCTCTCCGCTGCCCGGACCCGGCCAGCGCCCGGGGGAGGAGGACCTGGCCGCCATCCGGGCAACGGTCCCGGACCAGCCGCTCCGAGTAGCGGGGGTACTCACCGGCAACGCAGTCCTGCCCGGCGTGCACGCCCAGGCCCGTCGCGCCGACCATGCCGATGCGATCGAGGCCGTGCACCGGATGGTGGCCTCGCTCGGCGTCACGCCGCAGGTCCAGGCGGATACGGGTCACGCCCCGTGGCACCCGGGCCGCTGCGCCCGGTTCACTGCGGCGGACGGCACTCTGCTCGGCCACGCCGGCGAGCTGGCACCGAAAGTCACGCAGGCGCTCGGCCTTCCGGCGCGGACGGTCGCGTTCGAGGTGGATCTGGACGCCCTGTTCACCGCAGCGCCCAGCGGGCCCACACCGATGCCGAAGATCTCCACCTTCCCGGCGGCCAAGGAGGACATCGCCCTGGTGGTGCCTGCCGACGTGCCGGCCGCGGAGCTGCAGGCCACGGTGCAGGAAGCGGGCGGTGAGCTGGCCGAGGAGGTGCGGCTCTTCGACGCCTACCAGGGCGAGGCGCTCGGCGAGGGCCGGAAGTCGTTGGCGTTCTCGTTGCGGTTGCGCGCCCCGGACCGCACGCTCACGGCGGCCGACTCCACTGCGGTGCGCGAGGCCGTGGTGGCACTGGCCGCCGAGCGCTTCGGCGCTGAACTGCGCAGCTGAGCGGTCCGGAGCCGGCCCGTGGGGCCGGTGCCCGGCGAGGGTGGCACCCGATGTCGAGAACCGGGGAGTGATCGACATCGAGGCCACCTTCGCCTCGCGCCGGTGGTGTTCAGGCGCGGACCGGTTCCTCGGTGATTCGAGCTGCCAGTGCGGTGGCGTCGGCCAGGGCCAGGTCCACGCCGGTGTACGCCTGATCTCCGGCGGCGGTGGTCACGGTGAGGGAGGCCAGCTTCAGGACCCGCTGGATGGGGTTCTGACTGATCTGGGCGCCGTTGATCCCCCGCACCTGGATCACATCGGTGCGGCGGAGGAAGAAGCCGCGGCGCAGATAGAGGTAGTCCTCCTCCAGCCGGTGACCGAGCGCCCGGTAGTAGCCGAGGCCGGCCACCACCCCTATCGGCACCAGGACGGCCGGTGCAGC is a genomic window of Ruania zhangjianzhongii containing:
- a CDS encoding DedA family protein, which codes for MLPAIAREAVAPAAEYEGFIGWVLSLMTTIGEVGVGLAMLIETFFPPIPSEAVLPGAGFLAWDGRMNVWWAIIAATLGSLVGAWVWYGLGAALGRTRTRWIFEKVPLLETADFDKAEAFFTRWGGAAVFFGRCVPLVRSFISIPAGVERMGLGVFTLYTTLGSLLWNAIWIGLGFAFGPAIDPVLEQWSGVLSTIVLVLIAVAIAWFILVRVRKRLKARDEESPAED
- the pheT gene encoding phenylalanine--tRNA ligase subunit beta, whose amino-acid sequence is MPLVPLTWLREHVDVPVQTTVEALAADLVRVGLEEETIHSAGVTGPVVVGRVLEVVPEPQKNGKTINWCQVDVGAEHGAESGAPRGIVCGADNFSVGDSVVVALPGAVLPGDFEIASRKTYGHISDGMISSARELGLGDDHEGIIVLTDPPAPGTDAIELLGLGESVLEINVTPDRGYCFSMRGIAREYAHSTGAAFTDPALTITVPESAVDAFAVTVHDERPIHGVGGCDRFVARIVRGIDPQAQTPSWMATRLRQAGMRPISLVVDITNYVMLDLGQPIHAYDLDSLATPIVVRRARAGEQFTTLDDAHRTLDAEDLLITDSAGGAGERVLGLAGVMGGAETEVSASTTAVLVEAAHFDPITVARTARRHKLPSEAAKRFERGVDPQLAPVAAQRVVDLLVTLAGGVADDGATDLDRTTAPAAIELDTELPGRLVGVDYSADEVAETLRSLGAGVAQVSVPEAETGRRALRRPHLLITPPSWRPDLRGPADLVEEVVRLRGYDQVPSVLPTAPPGGRGLSEVQRRRRAVAQLLADGGLVQVLTYPFIAAERHDQLDLAADDPRRRAVRLANPLSDAQPYLRTSLLHTLVDAAVRNVGRGLTDLAIYEIGLVTRPDGEVRPSPLPGPGQRPGEEDLAAIRATVPDQPLRVAGVLTGNAVLPGVHAQARRADHADAIEAVHRMVASLGVTPQVQADTGHAPWHPGRCARFTAADGTLLGHAGELAPKVTQALGLPARTVAFEVDLDALFTAAPSGPTPMPKISTFPAAKEDIALVVPADVPAAELQATVQEAGGELAEEVRLFDAYQGEALGEGRKSLAFSLRLRAPDRTLTAADSTAVREAVVALAAERFGAELRS
- the pheS gene encoding phenylalanine--tRNA ligase subunit alpha, whose product is MSSHDHPDHPDVPAPTDADAVGTVLDAALQAVAAASTLDELKAARIAHTGDRSPLALANRAIGGLDPSEKATAGKLVGTSRGRLNQAFAARQRELEAERDAQVLETEAVDVTIPADRRRPGARHPMDTLMDEVSDFFTGMGWEIAEGPELEHEWFNFDALNFGPDHPARQMQDTFFVEPGGDAGSAEHLVLRTHTSPVQARTLLERDLPVYIACPGKVFRTDELDATHTPVFHQVEGLAVDKHLTMAHLRGVLDHFARAMFGPEAKTRLRPSFFPFTEPSAEMDLWFPAKKGGPGWIEWGGCGMVNPNVLRACGIDPEVYSGFAFGMGIERALMLRHGIEDMHDIIEGDIRFSMEGVR